The region GCAGGATCAAGTGCTTTATATGAGCATAGTCCCAAGCCCACTGGCCGGACCCGCCAGGACCTGCGCCCATCGATGGTAGCCAGCCCAACTGCACGGAAAAGACGATGACGAGCACGATGCCAAGCCAGTAATTGGGCACTGAGACACCGGTGATAGCGAAGGCTGTGACCAGTCGATCGATGAATGTGTCGCGGAAATAACCTGCGATGAAACCGAGAAGAAGGCCGATCGGGAAGGCAATTATACTGGCTGTGAACGCGAGCAAAAGCGAGTTCTTGACGGCAGAGAACACTTCACCTGCGACCGGGCGACCAGTTGCGATGGACTTGCCGAGGTCACCGGTGACTGCCTTGCCGATCCAGATCGCGTATTGGACGGGCAGCGGCTTGTCGAGTCCATAGGCAGAACGCATTGCATCCTGCTCTTCCTGTGTGGCATCGACCGGCATGATCGCGGTCAGCGGATCACCAGGAGCTATATGGACCAGCAGGAAGCAAATGATGCTGACGCCAACGGCAACAGGCAGAACGTAGACCAGTCGGCGTATGAGATATGCAAACATTGAAGGCGGCCGTGTGTTTTTGGCTTCGGGCTATTGGCTAGCAAAAGGGGCTGGCCTACGCGGACCGCTGGGCGCGGCAAATCGTCAAAAGAAGTTCGCGGGGAGGCCCCGCGAACTTCTGCTTGCTTATTCTTCGATCGTGATGCCGGAGAAGTTCTGGTACCAGTTCTGGGCCTGAATGAAGCCCTTGACCTTCGGGCTCATGGCGCGTGGCGCCACGTCGTGGGTCACCATGAGGAAAAGCGCGTCATTGACGTATTTCTCATGTGTCTTGCGCAGAACCGCGTTCTGGGCTTCGGGATCGAAAGTGGTCTTGATCTCATCGAACAGAGCTTGCATTTCCGGGTCGCAATAGTGACCCCAGTTGGTGCCGTTCGGTGCAATCAAGTCACAGGAAAGGTGCCGGATCAGGCCGGTGAACGGATCCTGGATGAAGTAGGTGAAGTTGAGCGACTGGGAACCGTCAACGCTCGGATCGGCAGCGCCTGCACGCCACAGATTGATCATCTGGTTCCATTCTACGACCATGAATTCAACTTCGATACCGACTTCGGCCAGGCTCTGCTGAACGTATTCGTTCATTGGAAGCGGCAGCATTTGACCCGATCCGGACGGCGAGATCAGGGCTTTGACCTTGATCGGGTTTTCCGGGCTGAAACCGGCTTCAGCCAAAAGGGCCTTGGCAGCATCTGGGTCATACTTCACTTCGAAGGTTGGTTCACCGAACCACTGGCTGGCTGGCGGGAGGAAACCTTTCGCCGGAATGGCCAGACCACCGAGCAGGGCTTTCAAGCCGTCCCGATCGATAGCCAGATTGGCAGCCTTGCGGACACGAATGTCGTTCCAGGGGGATCCCTCCAGACGCGACAAGTGCCAGGTCCAGTTGTGGGGGTAGGCGTTGGAGACGATCTCCATGCCATTGCCAGTCAGGGCGGGAATGGTGTCTGGAGCCGGCGCCTCGATCCAGTCAACCTGCCCTGAGAGAAGAGCAGCGGTCCGGGCATTCGGTTCTGGCAGCGGCATCAGGACTATTTTGTCCAGCTGCGGTACGCGGCTTTCGTCCCAATAGGCTTCATTGGGGACCAGCTCTGCACGTTCACGCGGAACGAAGCCGGTCAGCTTCCAGGGGCCTGTGCCGGAAGGCGCCTTGGCCACTTCTTCCCAATTCTTGTCGAGTGCTTCCCAGTTTGCCTTGGACGACATCAGGATCCAGGCGAGCTGGTAAGGCAGGGTCGCATCCGGGGTCTTGGTTATGATTTCAAGAGTGAAGTCGTCGAGTGCTTTATAGGAAGCCACGGCAGGAATGCGGGATTTTCCCTGCGCAGACTGGCGCGGATCATACTGTTCGCTCTCCGGCACCAGAAGCTTGTCGAAATTCCAGACAACATCGTGTGCCGTGAACGGGCTGCCGTCATGGAAGGTCACGCCTTCGCGGATCTTGAAAGTCCATTTTGTATTGTCGTCCGGATCAACGCTCCACTCGGTCGCGAGGCCCGGGATCAACACGGAGGCCTTGTCCGCACTGGTCAGATCCCACTCGATGAGGGAGTCATAGACCGTGTAGCCCATGAAGCGCATGCCTTCGCCGCCCTGGTCGGTCTGACCGGTGGTGAGAGGGATGTCCGACGCGGTCATGCCGACACGGAGTGTGCCAGCTGCCCAGGCGTCGAATGACACTGTTGCGAGGGCGGCAATTGACAGGGCTGCCAATGCGGCTCCCCTTAGGTTTCGTAGTGCCATTGCTGATGTCCTTCTTTGAAAGTCAGCTGATTGCAGTCGGAAGGCCGACAGCAGATTGAATGGTCTTCTCGAAACGTTTCCCCGCGAAAGCCAGTTTTGGCCGCTTAGTCCGATCCTTCCGCGCTCGTTGCGCTGGAGGCCGGTTATTGGCCCGGTTCGGCAGCGCACCTTAGGTTTCAGCGCAGCCTGTCAGGCGGTGTATGACATTTCTTTCATAATCTTTAGCGCCCGCTCATCTCAAGCAGAACGCCAGAAAGATCAATTAATTCAATATCTTTTACTCGACTCACCTCTTGCCGAGCAGTCATTTATCAGGTACCCGTTTTCTGGTCTGACCAGTTCACCGTAAAACAGACCAGTAAACGTGCAAGGGTAAAATTTGAGCATTTGATGTCCAGATTAACAGCATTGACTGAAGGCGACGCAGGTCAGGCAGAGGGCCCTGATCGGGAATCCACTGTGCCGGCCAGAGTCGCCATGGCGCTTCAGCAAATGATTTGCGACCAGGGGTTAAAACCAGGCGACGCGTTGCCGTCGCAGCGGGAGCTTGTCACCCTGCTGCAGGCCTCCCGCCCCTCCGTTCGGGAAGGCGTATCAATGTTGGAAATGCTCGGAATTATCCGGGTGGAGGGACGCAAGGGTCTGTTCGTCGCCGATGGCGATGGCCGGCGACCGATCGATTTTTGGCCGTTCCACAAGGGCTATGATCTTCGCGAGGTTTATCAGTTTCGTATCGGCTTCGAACCGGAGGCGCTTGCACTGGCTTTTTCAAGGTTGACCAGCGACGCGCTCCGACGCCTGCGCCATCATGCGGAGGCGCTGATGATCGCCGCCCGCCAGGGCAATGCCGTGGTCGCCGCAGAACAGGACACCGCCTTCCACGACGTCATTTTCGAGTATTGCGGCAATCGAATTTTTCTGGATATCCGCGGCCACCTTTCGAAGGCGATGAAGGACAGCCAATGGGTGCCGATGGTTATCATTGAGAGGGTTGGCGACACCGCTCGTGAGCACCTGGCCATCGTCGACGCGCTGGAGGCTGGAAATTGTGCAGACGCTTGTGCGGCATTGCGAGACCATATCCACGCGGCAGCGCTTCGTTGCGACCTTCACTTGACCTGATATCGCCCAAACATCGGAGTTGACTTGAATGACAAAGGACACCGTTGCCGCATTTTCCGAGCTCCTGCCCGAACCGATTACAGGTGCATCTGGACCGCTGGACGGATTGTCTTTTGCCGCCAAGGAAAATTACGAGTTCGCAGGTCGCGTAGCCTCCAACGGAAATCCTACATGGAAAGCAACTCATACGCCTGCAGAGAGGTCCGCTGCTTGTGTTGATACGTGCCTCGAGGCCGGCGCATCACTTGTCGGCTTTACGCACATGGATGAGCTCGCCTACAGCATTATCGGCGCCAATGCCCATTTTGGCACGCCCGTGAACAGCGCTGCGCCAAGCCGTGTTCCAGGTGGGTCATCTTCAGGATCGGCCGCCGCCGTTGCCGCCAATCTGGTGGACTTCGCCCTTGGCAGCGATACCGGTGGCTCCGTACGCATTCCTGCCGCCTTCTGCGGTCTCTTTGGGCTTCGAACAAGCCACCGCCGCATATCGTCAAGCGGACTGGTGCCTTTGGCGCCCTCCTTTGATGTGCCAGGATGGTTTACGCGTGATCTTGACACGATGATCCGTGTCAGCGCCGCGTTTGGGATTGATGCGGCGCAGGGCAAGCAGCCCTCGCGGCTCTGGTTGCCATCTTCGGTTTGGACTGGAATGAATGCAGACCTGCTGGATGCCTTGCAGCCAATGGTCAGCCGGCTGGAAGCATTGCTCGACCCTGCGGACACCACCCCGCTGCCCGCCCCTTCCCTTGAACATTGGTTCGAAACCTTTCGCGTTCATCAGGCTTATGAGATCTGGCAAACAGTTGGCTCTTGGGTGTCCTCGACAGCTGCGCATTTCGGACCAGGCGTGACTGAACGCCTTGATATGGCCAGCAAGATCAGCGGCACAGAGTTTGCCAAGGCTGCCGCTGATCGCGCGTCAATCTGCGCGGCCATGGATGCCCTCATGGATGACAGTACGATCCTGGTTCTGCCGACCGCCCCTGGACCAGCACCAGAACTCGCCGCCAGCCAAGACGACCTGGACGTCGCGCGGAAGGCGATCATGTGTTTGACCAGCATCTCCGGTTTGAACCGCTATCCGGAGCTGACGATTCCAGGCGCAGTTGTCGGCAACGCGCCTGTGGGGCTGTCTCTTGTCGGCGCGCGTATGCACGATGAAGATTTGCTGGCTTTGGCCAGTTTGATGTGAGGTACAGCCTCTCCCAGAAGCGCCGATCGCATCGAAACACTGGGATTATTTTCAACTTTGTCTCCTGATCAAGGTCACCCAAAAAGGCTATGATATGTCACGGAATCTGGTAATCGCGGCGGCTCAACTGGGCCCAATTCCTCGCGCCGAGAACCGGCCTTCAGTTGTTAGTCGAATGATACAACTGATGGAAAAAGCGGCATCGCGCGGCGCGGAGCTTGTGGTGTTTCCTGAGTTGGCGCTGACCACCTTTTTCCCGCGCTGGTATCTTCAGGATCAGAAAGAAATCGACACTTTCTTCGAAACACAGATGCCTTCTGAGGAAACTCAGCCACTTTTCGAGGCGGCAGCCCGACTGGGCCTGTCTTTCTCTTTTGGCTATGCGGAAAAGACACAGGATGACAAAGGCGAAACGCAGCGTTTCAATACATCGGTGCTTGTTGGTCCGAACTGCGAGGTATTGCTAAAGTACCGCAAGATCCATTTGCCGGGGCACTCGGACAACGAGCCTTGGCGCCCATTCCAGCATTTGGAAAAACGATATTTTGAAGTTGGAGACCTTGGTTTTCCAGTAGCTGAGGCTTTGGGTGGGCGGATCGGCATGTGTATCTGCAATGATCGACGCTGGCCCGAAACCTTCCGCATTCTCGGACTACAAGGGGCCGAGCTGGTGCTTCTTGGCTATAACACGCCAGTTCACTATCCGCCTGCTCCTGACCATGATCACCTGCAGGATTTTCACAATCATCTGTCCATGCAAGCAGGGGCCTATCAGAACGGCGCATGGGTCGTTGGAGTTGCCAAGGCCGGGCACGAAGAGGGCTGCGATCTGATCGGTGGCTCTTGCATCATTGCGCCAACTGGTGAAATTGCCGCAAAATGCGTGACGCTTGGAGATGAGGTTGTCGTTGTCGAATGCGACCTGGATCGATGTCGGGAGATTCAGGACAACATTTTCAATTTTGCTGCCCACAGGCAGCCGGACCAATACGGCCTTCTGGTAGAAAAAGCTTAGGATCTTGCAGCGATTCTGAGCGATACTTCGAGCTCTTCCCGCCAACGCGCTGTCCAGGTTTCTGGGCAGGAGACCTTCTGAATTCCGCTTAGCGAGCCGGTGATCACCCAATGCCCAGCCTTGAGGCCACCCAGGGTGTCACCGCCGTAGTTGACGTAGGCTCGAATGGACTCCACGGGATCGATATCTTTGGCCTGAAAGGGCTCAGGTGTTTGGTCTCGGAAAAGGCTCAACTCTTTAACGGGCGAAGAAATATCGCCTATGAAAGGACGTTCCAATCCGAGAACAAGGCCTGCATTTGCGAAACAGTCTGCAACGCGTTCGGGGACATCAAGATCGACTGCTGTCAAACGCCAGTCGACCAATTCAAATGCAAGTGCAACACTTTGAATGGCGTTCAAAATTTCCTGACGCGAATAGGGCTGTCTATACCGCACGGGAAGGTCATGTTTGAGCTTGAAGGCAATTTCGGTCTCGAGTGCATTCACATGAGGGAGCGTCACGGGAGCCTGATGAACTGTTCCTGCAAAGATCGGAGCAGCGACACCGCTATTGGAACTGCGGGCTGCGACCTTCCAACCAGCGACAGCCAGCCCGAGGGTACCGGCCACCGCTTTTTGCACGGCATAGCCGTCTGCCTCGCTTCCGAGTCTGCAGCTTTTCGGCAGACGCGCCAGCGTCGTGTGCGCTCTCCGCGCTTCGACAATCAATTGTGCTGCTGCTTCGATGCTCATTCAAGTGAAGGACTTCAGTCGGAGGACGAGGGACTTCCAAGCAATAGGAGGCTTGATTGCGCGACACAAGCTATTGTCCTTGTCGAACAGCTTACGAACCAAAGTGTCTTGAAAACAGCAACAAAAAGTAACCTCCATGCCTCGTTCCTCATCGAACACTCACCTCTGCCGGGTCGCGCTTGTTAATCCCAACACGTCGCAAGCAACGACCCAGGCAATGGTCCACATCGCAGCTCGCGCTGCGCCGGAAATTGAAATCGTCGGTTTTACTGCGGCGTCTGGAGCAGAGTTGATCAGCAATGAGGATCAATTGGCCACTGCGGCTGAAGTTGTTGCTGCAATGGACCCGCTCTTGTTCAACGGGCACTCAGGCGTAATCGTTTCTGCGTTCGGAGATCCCGGACTCCAAGCCTTGCAAAGTGCATTGGACATTCCGGTGGTGGGGATCGCAGAGCAAAGTATGGCGCGCGCTGCTCAGGACAACAGACGCTTTTCAGTTGTCACCACCACTCCGGAGTTGATCTGCTCGATCCAAACCTGTGCTGAGATCTATGGCTTTGGCGCTCAGCTGATGTCGATCAGAATAACCGAAGGCGCACTGCACGAAACAATGGCCGATCCGGACCTGCTTTTGACCAGGCTTCGAAACGGAATTGACCTGGCAATTGAAGAGGACAATGCAGAAGCCATCATCATCGGTGGGGGCCCGCTTGCCCAAGCTGCGAGCACGCTCGCCAAGGACGTAAAAGTCCCGCTAGTAGAGCCTGTGCCGGCAGCCGTTCTGGGTCTCACCGCACTTCTGAGCCGCAAGGACTTGAACTTCCCGCAATGAATCGGCCCTACATCCAGCGTTCGGGGCAGGCTCAAAGCCGAGCATGCACTAACAATCAAAATGAACCAATCAAGTGGGGCCGATCAGATCAAGACCACAACATGCCTTCAGGTTCGCAGAAATCTGGTAGAAAAGGTGGATTGTTGTTCAGGGGCATTTTGTTGCGATCGGCACATTGACTGCGATGGACAGAAACGCTTTTGCCATGTTTCAGGTTAGGTGTTGCTGAACGTAAGAATTCTGAAAGCATGATCACGTTGTTGGGGTTAGCCCAAAACGCGCGGAGATCTCATCAATGCAAACGTCAGTTTCTTGTTCCGACACCAAGTTTCGCATTCCCATTCCCCGTAAGGTGGACAGGAACAGATGAACATCCAGATCGCCTTCTTCTCGGCCATAGTAGCGCGCAATCTTGGTATCGAATGCAGTCATGTGCTCGTCCACTAGGGTTTTGAGCTCAGGTTCAAGCTGGGCTTCCAAAATCAAGCTAAGAAAAAAACGCATGCGCCCCTGGTTCGATGACAACACATTCAAGCCCTGCCTCAGGGCATCGCGAGTTTGTTTTTCGTCAGTGTTCTTGTTGGTCGCGTTTTCAACGTGACCTTGTAGAAGGCCTTTGATCAGGTCAATTTTCTTCGGGAAATAGTAAGTGAGCAGTGATTGGCGGATGCCGGCTGCTTTTGCGACTTGTGGCTGCGTAAATTTTTTGACGCCATACGTTTGCATGATGTCGAGCGCAGCTTGAAGAATGAGTTCCCTTTTTTGTTCGTCAGCCACTAGTCTCTCCCCAACAGCCGAAAGCCTCCACGGACCTTGTTCCAAAAGCGCATTTCAACTGTGTCGATCATATAGACCGGTTTTACCGGCTTAGGAATCCTCTGTAATCAAGTGCCCTGAAAAACTCTATTGATGTCTTAAAGCCGCCTGCTCGTACAGCTGTAGACAATCGGTCTTGTGACGGTGCATCCCAGCCATTGGCAATCCGGACCGACATCTGTTGAACATCTGCTTCTGAGTGCCCAGCTTGCCGCGCCCATTCATTATACTCCGGTGACACGGGCTCGGATCCTGGAACATATTCAAGATGAAGCAGGGGGCTGGCAGGCTTCAGGACTTGAAATAATGCTCTGAAGAAACGCGTTTTTGCGGTATCTCCCTGAATAAAATGTGAGACAAGATTGGCAATCGCCGCGTCTGCTTTTTGTTCGCTGTCAAAAACCTCCATGGGGTGGTTATGAAGGGAGACGCGGTCTTTGAGCGAAAGTTCATCCAGCTTTATGTCCAGCAGTGCAACCATGTCCGGAGACGGCTCGATTGCAATAAAACTCCAGCCAGGTTCCGCCTTTGCAAGCGGTATGATCTCCGCCCCGGTTCCGGCCCCGGCAACGAGGATGGTTGCTTTCTCCCCGAGCTGAGTTCGAAGCATTGGTAGAGTAAGTTCCGGTATGAGGCCATATCCCGGAACAAGCCGGGGCATGCGAAGGTCATAAGAGGCCGCATGCTCGCCGCGGAACAGTTGTGTTGTCATTTTTTCCTCTCCCGATTCGCTGCTCTAATTGTCGTAGGTCTTGCGCCTGAGCCAGAAGACGATCG is a window of Labrenzia sp. CE80 DNA encoding:
- a CDS encoding ABC transporter permease, with protein sequence MFAYLIRRLVYVLPVAVGVSIICFLLVHIAPGDPLTAIMPVDATQEEQDAMRSAYGLDKPLPVQYAIWIGKAVTGDLGKSIATGRPVAGEVFSAVKNSLLLAFTASIIAFPIGLLLGFIAGYFRDTFIDRLVTAFAITGVSVPNYWLGIVLVIVFSVQLGWLPSMGAGPGGSGQWAWDYAHIKHLILPSITLAVVPIGIVARTVRALVGDIFSMDFVQALYAKGMRHGDVLRHVIRNAAPTALSVMGLQLGYLLGGSILIETVFNWPGSGFLLSNAIFQRDLPLLQGTILVLALFFVSMNLIVDVAQAAIDPRIKRS
- a CDS encoding ABC transporter substrate-binding protein → MALRNLRGAALAALSIAALATVSFDAWAAGTLRVGMTASDIPLTTGQTDQGGEGMRFMGYTVYDSLIEWDLTSADKASVLIPGLATEWSVDPDDNTKWTFKIREGVTFHDGSPFTAHDVVWNFDKLLVPESEQYDPRQSAQGKSRIPAVASYKALDDFTLEIITKTPDATLPYQLAWILMSSKANWEALDKNWEEVAKAPSGTGPWKLTGFVPRERAELVPNEAYWDESRVPQLDKIVLMPLPEPNARTAALLSGQVDWIEAPAPDTIPALTGNGMEIVSNAYPHNWTWHLSRLEGSPWNDIRVRKAANLAIDRDGLKALLGGLAIPAKGFLPPASQWFGEPTFEVKYDPDAAKALLAEAGFSPENPIKVKALISPSGSGQMLPLPMNEYVQQSLAEVGIEVEFMVVEWNQMINLWRAGAADPSVDGSQSLNFTYFIQDPFTGLIRHLSCDLIAPNGTNWGHYCDPEMQALFDEIKTTFDPEAQNAVLRKTHEKYVNDALFLMVTHDVAPRAMSPKVKGFIQAQNWYQNFSGITIEE
- a CDS encoding FCD domain-containing protein, giving the protein MSRLTALTEGDAGQAEGPDRESTVPARVAMALQQMICDQGLKPGDALPSQRELVTLLQASRPSVREGVSMLEMLGIIRVEGRKGLFVADGDGRRPIDFWPFHKGYDLREVYQFRIGFEPEALALAFSRLTSDALRRLRHHAEALMIAARQGNAVVAAEQDTAFHDVIFEYCGNRIFLDIRGHLSKAMKDSQWVPMVIIERVGDTAREHLAIVDALEAGNCADACAALRDHIHAAALRCDLHLT
- a CDS encoding amidase, giving the protein MTKDTVAAFSELLPEPITGASGPLDGLSFAAKENYEFAGRVASNGNPTWKATHTPAERSAACVDTCLEAGASLVGFTHMDELAYSIIGANAHFGTPVNSAAPSRVPGGSSSGSAAAVAANLVDFALGSDTGGSVRIPAAFCGLFGLRTSHRRISSSGLVPLAPSFDVPGWFTRDLDTMIRVSAAFGIDAAQGKQPSRLWLPSSVWTGMNADLLDALQPMVSRLEALLDPADTTPLPAPSLEHWFETFRVHQAYEIWQTVGSWVSSTAAHFGPGVTERLDMASKISGTEFAKAAADRASICAAMDALMDDSTILVLPTAPGPAPELAASQDDLDVARKAIMCLTSISGLNRYPELTIPGAVVGNAPVGLSLVGARMHDEDLLALASLM
- a CDS encoding N-carbamoyl-D-amino-acid hydrolase yields the protein MSRNLVIAAAQLGPIPRAENRPSVVSRMIQLMEKAASRGAELVVFPELALTTFFPRWYLQDQKEIDTFFETQMPSEETQPLFEAAARLGLSFSFGYAEKTQDDKGETQRFNTSVLVGPNCEVLLKYRKIHLPGHSDNEPWRPFQHLEKRYFEVGDLGFPVAEALGGRIGMCICNDRRWPETFRILGLQGAELVLLGYNTPVHYPPAPDHDHLQDFHNHLSMQAGAYQNGAWVVGVAKAGHEEGCDLIGGSCIIAPTGEIAAKCVTLGDEVVVVECDLDRCREIQDNIFNFAAHRQPDQYGLLVEKA
- a CDS encoding 2-keto-4-pentenoate hydratase, which codes for MSIEAAAQLIVEARRAHTTLARLPKSCRLGSEADGYAVQKAVAGTLGLAVAGWKVAARSSNSGVAAPIFAGTVHQAPVTLPHVNALETEIAFKLKHDLPVRYRQPYSRQEILNAIQSVALAFELVDWRLTAVDLDVPERVADCFANAGLVLGLERPFIGDISSPVKELSLFRDQTPEPFQAKDIDPVESIRAYVNYGGDTLGGLKAGHWVITGSLSGIQKVSCPETWTARWREELEVSLRIAARS
- a CDS encoding aspartate/glutamate racemase family protein, whose protein sequence is MPRSSSNTHLCRVALVNPNTSQATTQAMVHIAARAAPEIEIVGFTAASGAELISNEDQLATAAEVVAAMDPLLFNGHSGVIVSAFGDPGLQALQSALDIPVVGIAEQSMARAAQDNRRFSVVTTTPELICSIQTCAEIYGFGAQLMSIRITEGALHETMADPDLLLTRLRNGIDLAIEEDNAEAIIIGGGPLAQAASTLAKDVKVPLVEPVPAAVLGLTALLSRKDLNFPQ
- a CDS encoding TetR family transcriptional regulator — protein: MADEQKRELILQAALDIMQTYGVKKFTQPQVAKAAGIRQSLLTYYFPKKIDLIKGLLQGHVENATNKNTDEKQTRDALRQGLNVLSSNQGRMRFFLSLILEAQLEPELKTLVDEHMTAFDTKIARYYGREEGDLDVHLFLSTLRGMGMRNLVSEQETDVCIDEISARFGLTPTT
- a CDS encoding class I SAM-dependent methyltransferase, coding for MTTQLFRGEHAASYDLRMPRLVPGYGLIPELTLPMLRTQLGEKATILVAGAGTGAEIIPLAKAEPGWSFIAIEPSPDMVALLDIKLDELSLKDRVSLHNHPMEVFDSEQKADAAIANLVSHFIQGDTAKTRFFRALFQVLKPASPLLHLEYVPGSEPVSPEYNEWARQAGHSEADVQQMSVRIANGWDAPSQDRLSTAVRAGGFKTSIEFFRALDYRGFLSR